A region of Hydrogenimonas cancrithermarum DNA encodes the following proteins:
- a CDS encoding oxygen-binding di-iron domain-containing protein has translation MKVSPSISPFNHENDLTGPIEISPQIWWVGHLLENDPFQCHVYLIENGDRSILIDPGSKLTWPHSREKIRRILPLEHIKYIVCQHPDPDITSGIEDLLAEIGTEGRQLVTHWRSAELLEHYDWGLDFYEVQAENWELVAGDRRIKFIFTPYMHFPGAICTYDVQTEILFSSDIFGAVTENFSLFATDEKSYFQAMIPFHTHYMPATEIVNHGLDNIEKYPLSLIAPQHGSIIKKAFIPFLIKELRNLKCGIYLEYGGTRKIELISKINAIMPEVFEAAAFFDSFHRDTQHILKIMQKVFPISRILALVLIDNSYFIKLDSDNDTVVPCNRRKEDILNKFSETFYKQKRLVMGSEIIECIRFDTPKKLYLFPIRNYKKKVTGIGMFALDPAFETSEEILNMLRKFEIAVDVIAKREVEVYRLENEKKKVYTMAITDQLTGLYNRYYLEETGEAELARAKRHAYPVAVLYLDIDYFKKINDRYGHDIGDRILKHFATLISGHLRKGDLAFRLGGEEFMVLMPYTNRSDALKIAKRLQAIVKERGVIDTAEGEVSFTFSGGVTDTDECGYDLQTMLKRADEKLYAAKAAGRNRIVA, from the coding sequence ATGAAAGTTTCACCATCCATTTCCCCATTCAACCATGAAAATGACCTTACTGGACCGATCGAAATCTCGCCACAAATCTGGTGGGTCGGCCATCTTCTTGAAAACGACCCCTTTCAGTGCCATGTCTATTTGATCGAAAACGGAGATCGAAGTATTCTGATCGATCCCGGTTCGAAATTGACATGGCCCCACAGTAGAGAAAAGATTCGCCGTATCCTCCCGCTCGAACATATCAAATACATCGTCTGTCAGCATCCCGACCCCGACATAACATCGGGCATCGAAGACCTGCTTGCGGAGATAGGAACGGAGGGTCGGCAGCTTGTCACCCATTGGCGCAGTGCCGAACTTTTGGAGCACTACGACTGGGGGCTCGATTTTTACGAAGTGCAGGCCGAAAACTGGGAACTTGTCGCAGGTGATCGCCGCATAAAATTCATCTTCACCCCCTACATGCACTTCCCCGGCGCTATCTGTACCTACGATGTCCAGACAGAGATTCTCTTTTCAAGCGATATTTTCGGCGCCGTCACCGAAAATTTCTCACTCTTCGCCACAGACGAAAAATCCTATTTCCAAGCGATGATCCCATTTCACACCCACTATATGCCGGCGACGGAAATCGTCAACCACGGTCTGGACAATATTGAAAAATATCCACTCTCCCTCATTGCACCGCAGCACGGATCGATTATAAAAAAAGCGTTCATTCCCTTCCTCATCAAAGAGCTCAGGAACCTCAAGTGCGGTATCTACCTGGAGTATGGCGGAACCCGCAAGATCGAACTCATCTCCAAAATCAACGCCATCATGCCGGAGGTTTTCGAAGCGGCGGCATTTTTCGACAGTTTTCACAGGGACACGCAGCACATTTTGAAGATCATGCAAAAAGTTTTCCCCATATCGCGTATCCTTGCACTTGTGCTTATCGACAACAGTTACTTTATAAAACTCGACTCGGACAACGATACCGTCGTTCCCTGCAATCGGCGGAAAGAGGACATTCTCAATAAGTTTTCCGAAACTTTCTACAAGCAGAAGAGGTTGGTCATGGGAAGCGAGATCATTGAGTGTATCCGCTTCGACACACCCAAAAAGCTCTACCTTTTCCCGATTCGAAACTACAAAAAGAAGGTGACGGGCATCGGAATGTTCGCACTCGACCCGGCGTTCGAAACATCCGAGGAGATTCTCAATATGTTGAGAAAATTCGAAATCGCCGTCGATGTCATCGCGAAACGCGAGGTTGAAGTCTATCGGCTCGAAAACGAAAAGAAAAAGGTCTATACGATGGCCATCACCGACCAATTGACTGGCCTCTACAACCGCTACTATCTCGAAGAGACAGGTGAAGCGGAACTCGCCAGAGCGAAGCGCCACGCTTACCCCGTCGCCGTTTTATACCTCGATATCGACTATTTTAAAAAAATCAACGATCGGTATGGCCACGATATCGGAGACAGAATCCTCAAACATTTCGCGACTCTCATCTCGGGACATCTCAGAAAAGGCGATCTCGCATTTCGGCTTGGAGGTGAAGAGTTCATGGTTCTCATGCCATACACAAACCGGTCGGATGCATTGAAAATCGCGAAACGCCTCCAGGCGATCGTAAAAGAAAGAGGGGTCATCGATACGGCGGAAGGAGAGGTCTCCTTTACGTTCAGCGGCGGCGTGACCGATACCGACGAATGCGGGTACGACCTTCAGACCATGTTGAAAAGAGCGGATGAAAAACTCTATGCAGCCAAGGCCGCCGGCCGCAACCGGATCGTCGCCTAA
- a CDS encoding NAD(P)-binding domain-containing protein encodes MEKIHNLVIVGAGPAGIATAVESYILGIRDIVVLEKDENHNATIRKYYKENKRVDKDWKGQKVELDGNIYFMDGTKESTLDFFDEIIAYHSVELRTHTEVQKILKKEGHFDVMIPGGSIKARYVVVTIGRMGKPNKPDYKIPPSIRKRVNYTLDECSEGEKVLVVGGGDSAVEYAVDLAEKNSVTICYRRETFRRANPTNQTAIANAIAHGEVRPYLGVNIEGLEEDNGKVRVLFSEREAETFDRIVYAIGGTTPSAFLQGSGIRIEEGKPVHDENYMTDVPGLYVAGDITQESGGSIALGLNHGYAIAQHIMEHMKVCEGCKQSIVK; translated from the coding sequence ATGGAAAAAATACATAACCTTGTGATTGTCGGAGCCGGCCCTGCCGGAATCGCCACGGCAGTCGAGAGCTATATACTCGGTATCCGCGATATTGTCGTGCTGGAGAAAGATGAAAACCACAACGCGACGATCCGGAAATATTACAAAGAGAATAAACGGGTCGACAAAGATTGGAAAGGCCAGAAGGTCGAACTCGACGGCAACATCTACTTTATGGATGGAACGAAAGAGAGTACGCTCGATTTTTTCGACGAGATTATCGCCTACCACTCCGTAGAACTCCGCACCCATACCGAGGTGCAGAAGATTCTCAAAAAAGAGGGCCATTTCGACGTGATGATTCCCGGCGGGAGCATCAAGGCACGCTATGTGGTAGTGACGATCGGACGGATGGGAAAACCGAACAAGCCCGATTACAAAATTCCTCCTTCTATCAGAAAAAGGGTCAACTACACCCTCGATGAGTGCAGTGAAGGTGAAAAGGTTCTTGTGGTGGGGGGCGGCGATTCGGCGGTGGAGTATGCCGTGGACCTGGCGGAAAAGAACAGCGTGACGATCTGTTACCGTAGAGAGACGTTCAGAAGAGCGAACCCGACCAATCAGACCGCGATCGCCAATGCGATTGCACACGGCGAAGTACGTCCCTATCTAGGTGTCAATATTGAAGGGTTGGAAGAGGATAATGGCAAAGTCCGTGTACTTTTTTCCGAGCGTGAGGCCGAAACGTTCGACCGCATCGTCTATGCTATTGGCGGTACGACACCGAGCGCTTTTCTACAGGGGTCGGGCATCCGTATCGAAGAGGGAAAACCGGTCCATGACGAAAATTATATGACGGATGTGCCGGGCCTCTATGTCGCGGGTGACATAACACAGGAATCCGGCGGTTCGATTGCGTTGGGGCTTAACCATGGCTATGCCATAGCACAACACATTATGGAACACATGAAAGTGTGTGAAGGATGTAAACAATCTATTGTAAAATAG
- a CDS encoding putative bifunctional diguanylate cyclase/phosphodiesterase: MSASIVIATSLLMLLWSFVDHLLIGIWYALVLFLALERIYNAFKGCRYGDKSLEARYQRFRIEAVMMAGLWSFAAFVFYPEGHFEYELLLALIIAGMAGGGAITLGIDRRIADTYILMVLSPLALRFLMCADKAHFILFVMTLVFMVIFMVSTRQLSKILEKGIRQHGELDEIQGRLNMILDQTPTGIFYYDRNFRIVDCNQAFSQLLKVEKEKIVGLDLNTLEDRNSLKILRQVIDGKRTLRYDGPYKSMMSHREIWVSAVVAPLIDPSERILGAIAVIEDKTNEHKALEKAEFLAFHDALTSLPNRKLLGDRYTLQVAQAERKGSFSALLFLDLDRFKHVNDTYGHKIGDELLKETAARLKEIFRRGDTVCRLGGDEFIIFLPMISSDLNRSIDHTSQVAKKIHKELAQPYEIDGHQLFISTSIGAVMIGGSRETLDEVLRCADIAMYHAKKMGRGVTSFYEVEMDEKIKTAIRMEHDLRHAIDRNELKLFFQPIVDIRTEEIYGAETLLRWHHSSGKMISPADFIPVAEESKLIHQIGRWVIKEACRKIGEWSEKGRLPIRYVSINLSSKQLAHGSFFDETMAAIRDSGIDPKCIKFEITESVLMDESEQTQKIISRFNREGIGFLIDDFGTGYSSLSYLKRFKFESIKIDKSFIHDILSDEDDVALVRAILDIAKQFDYRVIAEGVESEAQRKKLEEMDRNMFYQGYLFSKPLDADRFAKMLKGET; this comes from the coding sequence ATGAGTGCATCGATCGTGATCGCGACAAGTTTGCTGATGCTTCTTTGGTCTTTCGTCGATCATCTGCTGATAGGGATCTGGTATGCTCTTGTGCTTTTTCTTGCACTCGAACGGATATACAATGCTTTTAAAGGATGTAGATACGGTGATAAATCGCTGGAAGCGCGTTATCAGCGATTCCGGATCGAAGCGGTGATGATGGCGGGTCTTTGGTCGTTTGCCGCATTTGTATTCTATCCTGAAGGCCATTTCGAGTATGAACTGCTCCTGGCTCTGATCATCGCAGGAATGGCCGGTGGAGGGGCTATTACGCTCGGAATCGACCGAAGAATCGCCGATACCTACATCCTGATGGTATTGTCGCCATTGGCCTTGCGTTTCCTTATGTGTGCGGACAAAGCGCATTTCATTCTTTTCGTTATGACACTTGTATTCATGGTGATTTTTATGGTAAGCACTCGGCAGCTCAGTAAAATCCTCGAAAAGGGGATTCGTCAGCATGGGGAACTCGACGAGATTCAGGGGCGGCTCAACATGATTTTGGATCAGACGCCGACGGGTATCTTCTATTACGACAGGAATTTCAGGATAGTCGATTGCAATCAAGCATTTTCACAGTTGTTGAAAGTCGAAAAAGAGAAGATTGTCGGGTTGGACCTGAATACGCTCGAAGACAGAAATTCATTGAAAATCCTTCGACAGGTCATCGATGGAAAGAGAACGTTGCGATATGACGGCCCCTATAAAAGCATGATGAGCCATAGAGAGATTTGGGTCAGTGCGGTGGTCGCACCGCTGATCGATCCTTCGGAGAGAATTCTTGGAGCCATCGCGGTTATCGAGGACAAGACCAACGAACATAAAGCGCTCGAAAAAGCCGAGTTTCTCGCTTTTCACGATGCCCTTACCTCGCTTCCGAATCGTAAGCTGCTGGGAGACCGGTACACGCTGCAAGTAGCGCAGGCGGAGCGGAAAGGCTCTTTTTCCGCGCTTCTTTTTCTCGATCTTGACCGTTTCAAACATGTCAACGATACCTATGGCCACAAAATAGGCGACGAGCTTCTGAAGGAGACTGCTGCGAGATTGAAGGAGATTTTCAGAAGAGGCGATACGGTTTGCCGTCTCGGCGGCGACGAGTTCATCATCTTTTTGCCGATGATCTCTTCGGACTTGAACCGAAGCATCGACCATACCAGCCAGGTTGCGAAAAAGATTCATAAAGAGCTGGCACAGCCCTATGAAATCGATGGCCATCAGCTCTTTATCTCGACGAGTATCGGAGCTGTGATGATTGGTGGCAGTCGCGAAACACTCGACGAGGTGTTGCGTTGTGCGGATATCGCGATGTATCATGCAAAAAAAATGGGGCGAGGGGTGACGAGTTTTTATGAAGTAGAGATGGATGAAAAGATCAAGACAGCCATTAGAATGGAGCATGATCTGCGCCACGCTATCGACCGTAACGAGTTGAAGCTCTTTTTTCAGCCGATAGTCGATATTCGGACAGAGGAGATCTATGGAGCCGAAACGCTGTTGAGATGGCACCACTCCTCCGGAAAGATGATCTCTCCTGCCGATTTCATTCCGGTCGCGGAAGAGTCGAAACTGATCCACCAAATAGGGCGATGGGTGATAAAAGAGGCATGTCGTAAGATCGGAGAGTGGAGTGAAAAGGGGCGGCTCCCGATCCGTTATGTCAGCATCAATCTCAGCTCGAAGCAACTTGCCCACGGCAGTTTCTTCGATGAAACGATGGCGGCGATTCGCGATAGCGGTATCGATCCAAAGTGTATCAAATTCGAGATTACCGAAAGTGTGTTGATGGATGAAAGTGAACAGACCCAGAAGATAATCAGCCGTTTCAATCGCGAGGGGATCGGATTTTTGATCGATGATTTCGGAACGGGTTACTCATCGCTATCTTACCTCAAACGTTTCAAATTCGAATCGATCAAAATCGACAAGTCGTTTATTCACGATATTTTGAGCGATGAAGACGATGTTGCACTGGTCCGGGCGATTCTCGACATCGCCAAGCAGTTCGACTACCGGGTTATCGCAGAGGGTGTCGAGAGCGAAGCACAACGTAAAAAACTGGAGGAGATGGATCGAAATATGTTTTATCAGGGATATCTTTTCAGTAAACCGCTCGATGCGGACCGGTTTGCCAAAATGTTGAAAGGAGAAACATGA
- a CDS encoding chalcone isomerase family protein has translation MIRRVVIAIMVLSFGLSAATAGDTVFENEIVADGIPLKLNGSGVREKFWIDLYAVGLYLPKKERDAQKILEAKEPQLLRLVIVSSFISDKTMRKGIMEGFEKATGGDLAPLKSRIAKFVESFADRIEKGDVFELFYRPGSGLLIVKNGKEVETIEGDDFKRALFAIWLGDKPAQKRLKENLLGK, from the coding sequence ATGATCAGGAGAGTAGTGATAGCGATAATGGTCCTCTCTTTCGGACTCTCTGCCGCTACAGCCGGCGATACGGTATTTGAAAACGAAATCGTTGCAGATGGAATACCTCTGAAACTCAACGGATCGGGTGTTAGAGAAAAGTTCTGGATCGATCTGTATGCCGTGGGGCTCTATCTTCCCAAAAAGGAGCGTGACGCACAGAAAATTTTGGAAGCGAAGGAGCCACAGCTGCTGCGGCTGGTTATCGTCTCCTCTTTTATATCGGACAAGACGATGAGAAAAGGGATCATGGAGGGATTCGAAAAAGCGACAGGAGGAGATCTTGCGCCACTGAAGTCCCGTATCGCAAAATTCGTCGAGTCGTTTGCCGACAGAATAGAGAAAGGGGATGTGTTCGAACTCTTTTATCGTCCCGGTTCCGGCCTCCTGATCGTAAAAAACGGAAAAGAGGTCGAAACGATCGAAGGAGACGACTTCAAAAGGGCACTTTTCGCGATATGGCTTGGGGATAAGCCGGCGCAAAAAAGGTTGAAAGAGAATCTGCTTGGAAAATAG
- a CDS encoding chaperone NapD: protein MNISSIVVQVRQEYIDEVVEALKAADFCDYHFHDKSIGKIIVTVEGEGVSEEIAKVKQIQAVPHVITADMMMAYSEEELEEERSKLEMGPNVPEMLNDDSIRAEDIVYHGDLKKKDI from the coding sequence ATGAACATATCAAGCATTGTAGTACAGGTTCGGCAAGAGTATATCGACGAAGTTGTCGAAGCGCTTAAAGCCGCTGATTTTTGCGACTACCATTTTCACGACAAATCGATCGGCAAGATCATCGTTACCGTCGAAGGTGAAGGTGTAAGCGAAGAGATCGCGAAAGTCAAGCAGATTCAGGCCGTACCGCACGTCATCACTGCCGATATGATGATGGCCTACAGTGAAGAGGAGCTGGAAGAGGAGCGTTCGAAACTGGAGATGGGGCCGAATGTGCCGGAAATGCTCAACGACGACTCCATCCGTGCCGAGGATATCGTCTACCACGGTGACCTGAAGAAAAAAGATATCTGA
- a CDS encoding WD40 repeat domain-containing protein, translated as MKYLLLFFTTILLSVAAPIVKPLHSIDVEGNVIDISINTANLYVATDAGTVEIYNWKTRKLLNKISFDPIHDFMGDLMKPKVFGVDANADASKLLIQVQAEEGARVLYLYDHDKLMKLIDEKSHIPMREVRFVDNDHLLIATMDNELMLFEISTQKVLYHNKLSLSVFSDFQLNEDHSRVASSCESGIVYVTDVKSGKVLKTLEGGNKDNVFKVDFKNNRILACGQDRKAVLYDLKNDRMIIYPTTFLVYAGALNPDASLSAFGYNEDNDIGIYDNGSKALKLVLKGAHSTLNNIIFIDNKTLISSSDDNHILIWRIP; from the coding sequence ATGAAATATTTACTGCTTTTTTTCACGACCATTCTTCTTTCCGTTGCGGCACCCATTGTAAAACCACTTCACTCGATTGACGTCGAAGGTAACGTCATCGACATTTCGATCAACACTGCGAATCTTTATGTCGCTACCGATGCAGGAACCGTAGAGATTTATAATTGGAAAACGAGAAAACTTCTAAACAAAATATCATTCGATCCCATTCACGATTTCATGGGCGATCTAATGAAACCGAAAGTATTCGGAGTCGATGCCAACGCCGACGCCTCCAAACTTCTCATTCAGGTGCAGGCCGAAGAGGGAGCACGCGTTTTATATCTTTACGATCATGACAAACTGATGAAACTGATCGATGAAAAATCTCATATTCCCATGAGAGAAGTCCGTTTTGTCGACAACGACCACCTTCTCATCGCGACGATGGACAATGAACTGATGCTCTTTGAAATCAGCACCCAAAAAGTACTTTACCACAACAAACTGAGCCTTTCTGTCTTCTCCGATTTCCAACTCAACGAAGACCATTCACGGGTGGCAAGCAGCTGCGAATCCGGGATTGTCTACGTAACTGACGTAAAAAGTGGTAAAGTGCTCAAAACTCTGGAAGGGGGAAACAAGGACAATGTCTTCAAAGTCGATTTCAAGAATAACCGAATCCTCGCTTGCGGACAGGACAGGAAAGCGGTTCTTTATGATCTCAAAAACGATCGAATGATCATCTACCCAACAACATTCCTTGTCTATGCAGGTGCATTGAACCCTGATGCCTCACTCAGTGCATTCGGTTATAACGAAGATAACGATATCGGAATCTACGACAATGGCAGTAAAGCACTCAAACTTGTGCTCAAAGGTGCCCACTCAACACTCAACAACATCATTTTCATCGACAATAAAACGCTCATCAGTTCGAGCGACGACAACCACATCTTAATCTGGAGGATTCCATGA
- a CDS encoding ferredoxin-type protein NapF has translation MTDPKRRGVFASLSSAIKGKKERERPIVRPPYNNDANLFLKLCPECIEKPCAKVCEEDIIHIRDDGTPELSFQKRGCTFCDACLSACEANVLSDKTVNYIDAKVEIDVLKCIAWHQVMCSSCKDPCLEDAIVFLGLFRPEINMEKCTACSWCLSVCPTEAIEITSVNQR, from the coding sequence ATGACCGATCCAAAGAGACGGGGCGTTTTCGCCTCGCTCTCCTCGGCAATCAAAGGAAAAAAGGAGCGTGAACGACCAATCGTACGACCTCCTTATAACAATGATGCCAATCTTTTTCTCAAACTTTGTCCCGAGTGCATTGAAAAACCCTGTGCCAAAGTGTGCGAAGAAGATATCATTCATATACGCGATGACGGTACGCCGGAACTTTCGTTTCAAAAACGGGGATGTACCTTCTGCGATGCCTGTCTATCAGCTTGCGAAGCCAATGTTTTAAGCGATAAAACGGTAAACTATATCGATGCCAAAGTCGAGATCGATGTACTAAAATGTATCGCCTGGCACCAGGTGATGTGCAGCAGTTGCAAAGACCCATGCCTTGAGGATGCCATCGTCTTTCTTGGCCTTTTTAGGCCGGAAATCAATATGGAGAAATGTACAGCCTGCAGCTGGTGTCTATCTGTTTGCCCGACCGAAGCGATCGAAATCACATCCGTCAACCAAAGGTAA
- a CDS encoding nitrate reductase cytochrome c-type subunit — protein MKKTILMALSAALVLSMSACADKSQESSAQSTKSATSNTIVTEEELGLRKENLYTEKGVAPVKKVDVTAAPGTAKRFERSYENAPPLIPHSVDGLLPITRNNNACLGCHMPEVASSVGATPIPPTHFMDFRTQKKLDHLAQQRFNCSQCHVPQANVKPLVKNTFQPDYRNPNEKKRSNLIDTLNEGVK, from the coding sequence ATGAAAAAAACGATTCTAATGGCGCTCTCGGCCGCATTGGTATTGAGCATGAGTGCTTGTGCCGATAAATCGCAAGAGAGCAGTGCCCAAAGTACAAAAAGTGCCACTTCCAATACGATAGTGACGGAAGAGGAGCTTGGTCTTCGCAAAGAGAACCTCTACACCGAAAAAGGTGTCGCGCCGGTCAAGAAAGTGGATGTTACGGCGGCACCCGGTACGGCAAAACGCTTCGAGCGATCGTACGAGAATGCACCACCGCTCATTCCGCATAGCGTGGATGGTCTTCTTCCGATCACGAGAAACAACAATGCATGTTTGGGATGCCATATGCCAGAAGTCGCATCGAGCGTCGGCGCGACACCGATTCCACCGACACACTTCATGGATTTCAGAACCCAAAAGAAACTTGACCATCTGGCACAACAGCGTTTCAACTGCTCACAGTGTCACGTTCCCCAGGCCAATGTCAAACCGCTGGTCAAAAATACTTTCCAGCCCGATTATAGAAATCCGAACGAGAAGAAAAGATCCAATCTCATAGATACACTCAACGAAGGTGTTAAATAA
- the napH gene encoding quinol dehydrogenase ferredoxin subunit NapH has protein sequence MNKLFKMRYLILRRITQIGLLFLYFAGNAYGWNVLKGTLSASLLFDKIPLADPFAVLQMLSAGAMMGINVFIGAAIITLFYGIIGGRAFCSWVCPVNMVTDLANWMRRVLLLDKTERKVWVSRNARYWVLGLSLIISALTGLAAFELVSPITIFNRGIIFGMGMGGGVLLAIFLFDLFGVKNGWCGHICPLGGFYSLIGRFSLIRVRHNQPNCTLCMKCKDVCPETEVLFMIGKESTTVNMGECVNCARCIEVCDDDALGFSIRDFTTRKAKGEKQ, from the coding sequence ATGAATAAGCTCTTTAAAATGCGATATCTAATATTGCGCCGAATCACACAAATCGGGCTGCTCTTTCTTTATTTCGCCGGCAACGCCTATGGCTGGAACGTCCTCAAGGGAACACTTAGTGCATCGCTGCTCTTCGACAAAATTCCGTTGGCCGATCCATTTGCGGTACTGCAGATGCTTTCAGCTGGTGCGATGATGGGCATCAACGTCTTTATCGGCGCTGCCATCATCACGCTCTTTTACGGCATTATCGGAGGCCGTGCCTTTTGCAGCTGGGTCTGTCCGGTCAATATGGTCACCGACCTTGCCAACTGGATGCGTCGTGTGCTGCTGCTGGACAAAACCGAAAGAAAGGTGTGGGTCAGCAGAAATGCCCGCTACTGGGTTCTAGGCCTATCACTTATCATCTCGGCACTGACCGGCCTGGCGGCATTCGAGCTAGTCAGCCCAATCACGATCTTCAACCGGGGTATCATCTTCGGTATGGGGATGGGCGGCGGCGTTTTGCTTGCGATCTTTCTTTTCGATCTTTTCGGTGTCAAAAACGGCTGGTGCGGTCATATCTGCCCACTTGGAGGTTTCTACTCCCTGATCGGCCGCTTCAGTCTAATCCGTGTTCGCCACAACCAGCCCAACTGTACGCTCTGTATGAAATGTAAAGATGTATGCCCCGAAACCGAGGTCCTTTTCATGATTGGGAAAGAGAGTACAACCGTGAACATGGGCGAATGTGTCAACTGCGCACGCTGCATTGAAGTATGTGACGATGACGCACTTGGATTTAGTATAAGAGATTTTACAACGCGTAAAGCCAAAGGAGAAAAACAATGA
- the napG gene encoding ferredoxin-type protein NapG: MNERQEKVKSTKKPKVTERRRFLSIMAQSIGLSALGGIVWTGYVEEAKSAPLTLRPPGALAEDDFLRTCIKCGQCAEACPYDTLIMAKPGDRKPMGTPYFIPRDIPCYMCTDIPCVPVCPTGALDEDSVSSVVDGKKVLDINKSKMGLALVDHESCIAYWGIQCDACYRACPILGEAITIEFIRNERTGKHAKLVPIVHADHCTGCGLCEHACVTEKPAIFVLPREVAMGKPGDYYVKGWSEKDQERIKQRNLQELKTKTERSEKKPQDYLNMDEELFNE; encoded by the coding sequence GTGAACGAACGTCAAGAGAAAGTCAAATCGACCAAAAAACCAAAAGTGACGGAGCGACGGCGCTTTTTGAGTATCATGGCTCAAAGTATCGGCCTTTCCGCACTTGGAGGCATCGTCTGGACAGGCTATGTCGAGGAAGCCAAATCGGCGCCTTTGACACTACGCCCACCGGGTGCTTTGGCTGAAGACGACTTTCTCCGTACATGCATCAAGTGCGGTCAGTGTGCAGAAGCATGTCCTTATGACACACTGATCATGGCGAAACCAGGTGATAGAAAACCGATGGGAACACCCTATTTCATCCCGAGGGATATTCCGTGCTATATGTGTACGGATATTCCATGCGTACCCGTCTGTCCGACAGGTGCACTGGATGAGGATTCGGTCTCGAGCGTCGTAGACGGAAAAAAAGTACTCGATATCAACAAGTCGAAAATGGGCCTTGCCCTCGTCGACCATGAATCGTGTATCGCTTATTGGGGTATTCAGTGTGATGCATGCTACCGGGCCTGTCCGATTCTCGGCGAGGCGATCACAATCGAGTTTATCCGAAATGAACGGACCGGAAAACATGCCAAGCTGGTTCCCATCGTCCATGCCGATCACTGCACCGGGTGCGGATTGTGCGAACACGCCTGTGTGACAGAAAAGCCGGCCATCTTTGTCCTGCCGCGCGAAGTCGCGATGGGAAAACCGGGTGACTACTACGTCAAAGGGTGGAGTGAAAAAGATCAGGAGCGTATCAAACAACGCAATCTTCAGGAGCTCAAGACCAAAACCGAACGCAGTGAAAAGAAACCGCAGGATTACCTGAATATGGATGAGGAGCTCTTTAATGAATAA